The Bombus pyrosoma isolate SC7728 linkage group LG3, ASM1482585v1, whole genome shotgun sequence genome has a segment encoding these proteins:
- the LOC122565607 gene encoding zinc finger protein Elbow isoform X1, whose amino-acid sequence MLTSSANQYLRPEYLTPLPTTLDAKKSPLALLAQTCSQIGADTPSNKSLLGSLDKGSNNKSSKSADQSREKSSPTIAATSTESTKANFKPYESCLGREKASSPDEQRSASSHSTSGRSRTPGSNNKRCPSNQSASSVRAVTPQGRKTSTPNGDTARESPASRTSMTNLSSTQLDSSSSSQPAVVSSPSLQAKPSYSPAGVLAITDPSIKDLPLGTFKPGVSLASSSSGYLGYSPQLPIDVTASSLMSQQQAALKNSLVAGNPYLSYARLKSSSGPDALMPVCRDPYCTGCQLNSHLLASSASAVVANGKLASSTSSAAGSCPAGCAQCDHKPGTTAYGALGVAAYAHAQLAALAAASQLPYVCNWIAGDTAYCGKRFSTSDELLQHLRSHTSVSNSSGVTDPSAALSLLSPSVGLPPTHPLFSRTYPTPPLSPLATARYHPYGKPSPLLPPSLSSLGLPLPPPHPHTPAGLPPYFSPYSLYGAPRLGAASGLPQ is encoded by the exons ATGCTGACTTCCAGCGCAAATCAGTACCTCCGTCCGGAATATCTTACGCCTCTACCCACTACG CTGGATGCGAAGAAGAGTCCGCTCGCGCTCCTCGCACAGACTTGCAGTCAAATAGGAGCTGACACGCCGTCCAATAAATCTCTGCTGGGCTCGTTGGACAAAGGGTCGAACAACAAATCGTCCAAGTCCGCGGATCAGTCGCGTGAAAAATCGTCACCGACGATCGCGGCGACATCCACAGAATCAACCAAGGCAAACTTTAAGCCTTACGAGTCGTGTTTAGGTCGTGAGAAAGCGTCAAGCCCGGACGAACAACGGTCAGCCTCTAGTCATTCGACGTCCGGCCGATCGAGAACACCTGGTAGTAATAACAAACGATGCCCGAGCAATCAGAGCGCCTCGTCAGTCCGAGCGGTGACACCGCAAGGTCGTAAAACATCGACGCCGAATGGGGATACAGCTCGGGAGTCACCCGCCTCGAGAACATCAATGACGAATCTTTCATCGACTCAACTCGACTCGTCGAGTTCTTCTCAGCCGGCCGTCGTCAGCAGTCCGTCGTTACAAGCAAAACCTTCTTATAGCCCAGCCGGTGTTCTAGCGATAACGGATCCGTCCATCAAGGATCTTCCGTTGGGAACATTCAAACCTGGTGTCAGTTTAGCCTCGTCGAGCTCTGGCTATTTAGGTTACAGTCCACAATTACCCATTGATGTGACAGCCAGTTCTTTAATGTCTCAGCAGCAGGCGGCGCTAAAGAATAGCTTAGTGGCCGGTAATCCCTATCTAAGTTACGCAAGGTTGAAGAGTTCTTCCGGTCCCGATGCTCTGATGCCCGTTTGCAGGGATCCGTATTGCACTGGTTGTCAGTTGAACTCTCATCTGCTTGCCAGTTCCGCGAGTGCGGTGGTGGCGAATGGAAAGTTAGCAAGCAGTACAAGTAGCGCGGCAGGTTCCTGTCCTGCTGGGTGTGCTCAGTGCGATCACAAACCCGGTACAACGGCTTACGGAGCGCTGGGTGTAGCCGCATACGCACACGCACAACTGGCAGCTTTGGCAGCGGCCTCGCAACTCCCGTACGTGTGCAACTGGATAGCAGGCGATACGGCTTACTGTGGCAAAAGATTTTCCACGTCGGACGAATTGTTGCAACATCTGAGGAGTCACACGAGCGtgtcgaatagcagcggagttACGGATCCGTCAGCCGCGTTGTCTCTGCTGTCGCCCTCCGTTGGACTACCACCGACACATCCTTTGTTCTCCAGGACTTATCCCACGCCACCTTTGAGTCCACTCGCAACCGCGCGTTATCACCCTTACGGGAAACCTTCACCGTTGTTGCCGCCGTCTCTATCGTCGTTGGGTTTGCCGCTTCCACCGCCACATCCGCACACACCTGCAGGATTACCACCGTATTTCTCCCCATACTCGCTGTACGGAGCTCCTCGCCTTGGTGCTGCATCCGGCTTGCCTCAATGA
- the LOC122565607 gene encoding zinc finger protein Elbow isoform X2, translating to MLDAKKSPLALLAQTCSQIGADTPSNKSLLGSLDKGSNNKSSKSADQSREKSSPTIAATSTESTKANFKPYESCLGREKASSPDEQRSASSHSTSGRSRTPGSNNKRCPSNQSASSVRAVTPQGRKTSTPNGDTARESPASRTSMTNLSSTQLDSSSSSQPAVVSSPSLQAKPSYSPAGVLAITDPSIKDLPLGTFKPGVSLASSSSGYLGYSPQLPIDVTASSLMSQQQAALKNSLVAGNPYLSYARLKSSSGPDALMPVCRDPYCTGCQLNSHLLASSASAVVANGKLASSTSSAAGSCPAGCAQCDHKPGTTAYGALGVAAYAHAQLAALAAASQLPYVCNWIAGDTAYCGKRFSTSDELLQHLRSHTSVSNSSGVTDPSAALSLLSPSVGLPPTHPLFSRTYPTPPLSPLATARYHPYGKPSPLLPPSLSSLGLPLPPPHPHTPAGLPPYFSPYSLYGAPRLGAASGLPQ from the exons atg CTGGATGCGAAGAAGAGTCCGCTCGCGCTCCTCGCACAGACTTGCAGTCAAATAGGAGCTGACACGCCGTCCAATAAATCTCTGCTGGGCTCGTTGGACAAAGGGTCGAACAACAAATCGTCCAAGTCCGCGGATCAGTCGCGTGAAAAATCGTCACCGACGATCGCGGCGACATCCACAGAATCAACCAAGGCAAACTTTAAGCCTTACGAGTCGTGTTTAGGTCGTGAGAAAGCGTCAAGCCCGGACGAACAACGGTCAGCCTCTAGTCATTCGACGTCCGGCCGATCGAGAACACCTGGTAGTAATAACAAACGATGCCCGAGCAATCAGAGCGCCTCGTCAGTCCGAGCGGTGACACCGCAAGGTCGTAAAACATCGACGCCGAATGGGGATACAGCTCGGGAGTCACCCGCCTCGAGAACATCAATGACGAATCTTTCATCGACTCAACTCGACTCGTCGAGTTCTTCTCAGCCGGCCGTCGTCAGCAGTCCGTCGTTACAAGCAAAACCTTCTTATAGCCCAGCCGGTGTTCTAGCGATAACGGATCCGTCCATCAAGGATCTTCCGTTGGGAACATTCAAACCTGGTGTCAGTTTAGCCTCGTCGAGCTCTGGCTATTTAGGTTACAGTCCACAATTACCCATTGATGTGACAGCCAGTTCTTTAATGTCTCAGCAGCAGGCGGCGCTAAAGAATAGCTTAGTGGCCGGTAATCCCTATCTAAGTTACGCAAGGTTGAAGAGTTCTTCCGGTCCCGATGCTCTGATGCCCGTTTGCAGGGATCCGTATTGCACTGGTTGTCAGTTGAACTCTCATCTGCTTGCCAGTTCCGCGAGTGCGGTGGTGGCGAATGGAAAGTTAGCAAGCAGTACAAGTAGCGCGGCAGGTTCCTGTCCTGCTGGGTGTGCTCAGTGCGATCACAAACCCGGTACAACGGCTTACGGAGCGCTGGGTGTAGCCGCATACGCACACGCACAACTGGCAGCTTTGGCAGCGGCCTCGCAACTCCCGTACGTGTGCAACTGGATAGCAGGCGATACGGCTTACTGTGGCAAAAGATTTTCCACGTCGGACGAATTGTTGCAACATCTGAGGAGTCACACGAGCGtgtcgaatagcagcggagttACGGATCCGTCAGCCGCGTTGTCTCTGCTGTCGCCCTCCGTTGGACTACCACCGACACATCCTTTGTTCTCCAGGACTTATCCCACGCCACCTTTGAGTCCACTCGCAACCGCGCGTTATCACCCTTACGGGAAACCTTCACCGTTGTTGCCGCCGTCTCTATCGTCGTTGGGTTTGCCGCTTCCACCGCCACATCCGCACACACCTGCAGGATTACCACCGTATTTCTCCCCATACTCGCTGTACGGAGCTCCTCGCCTTGGTGCTGCATCCGGCTTGCCTCAATGA